From the genome of Fusobacterium varium, one region includes:
- a CDS encoding glutaredoxin-like protein, YruB-family, whose protein sequence is MIKIFGKEGCSKCESLKKTLDNKGIKYEYIQDLKTLMTVASKNRIMSAPVVEKDGEYYPMERFLEVI, encoded by the coding sequence ATGATAAAGATATTTGGAAAAGAAGGTTGCAGTAAATGCGAATCATTAAAAAAAACATTAGATAATAAAGGAATTAAATATGAATATATTCAAGATTTAAAAACTTTAATGACTGTAGCTAGCAAAAATAGAATTATGAGTGCACCAGTTGTTGAGAAAGATGGAGAATATTATCCAATGGAAAGATTTTTAGAGGTTATATAA